One Anaerobranca gottschalkii DSM 13577 DNA window includes the following coding sequences:
- a CDS encoding UPF0236 family transposase-like protein, producing VGNKPEERQEIYSALKNGDQNHFKKIISKLLAETTSEVEKKKIKNFKRYVLNNWQAITIYKEEGCYGGGTEGHISHVLSSRLSSRPMGWSREGLRAMAELRAYLSSGGRITLKHLKPEAKKSYSLEKNMVLKIKNTFTKTREQLNNVPILSKGKVIPMFKCLKDIHNGTSNL from the coding sequence GTAGGGAATAAACCTGAGGAAAGGCAGGAAATATATTCAGCTCTTAAGAATGGCGATCAAAATCATTTCAAAAAAATTATCAGCAAACTACTTGCCGAAACTACTAGCGAAGTTGAGAAGAAAAAAATCAAAAACTTTAAAAGGTATGTTCTTAACAACTGGCAGGCGATAACAATATATAAAGAAGAAGGATGTTATGGAGGTGGAACAGAAGGGCACATAAGTCACGTATTATCAAGCCGTTTAAGCAGCCGTCCAATGGGTTGGAGTCGTGAAGGACTGCGGGCAATGGCTGAGCTGCGAGCATATTTAAGTAGTGGTGGCAGAATTACACTTAAACATTTAAAACCGGAAGCAAAGAAAAGCTATAGCCTGGAAAAAAATATGGTCTTAAAGATCAAAAATACCTTTACCAAGACACGTGAACAATTAAATAATGTGCCCATATTAAGCAAAGGTAAAGTGATACCAATGTTTAAATGTTTGAAAGATATACATAATGGAACATCTAATTTATAA
- a CDS encoding transposase, producing the protein MLVDPVKSVVLDILDQRNFDFLVKYFKKFTSRESVKYVVIDMWKPYKEVVKKVFSQATIVIDRFHYVRNCIWAIDKVRKNVQKDLPYEKSKFLKKNRKLLFRNCNKLNDEDKNKTG; encoded by the coding sequence ATATTAGTAGACCCAGTTAAATCAGTGGTTTTAGATATTTTAGATCAGCGTAACTTTGACTTTTTGGTTAAATATTTCAAAAAATTTACCAGCCGGGAAAGTGTTAAATATGTGGTTATTGATATGTGGAAACCTTATAAAGAAGTAGTAAAGAAAGTCTTTTCTCAGGCCACTATAGTTATCGACCGGTTTCATTATGTAAGAAACTGCATCTGGGCTATTGATAAAGTTCGTAAAAATGTTCAAAAAGATCTACCATATGAGAAAAGTAAATTTCTAAAAAAGAACCGAAAACTTCTGTTTCGTAATTGCAATAAATTAAATGATGAAGATAAAAATAAAACTGGCTAA